The genomic region TTCCGGAAACGCTCGATGCCCTGCATTTGATCCTGGGGGTTTCCGTAGTCGTTTTATTGTTTTTGCTGGTCCTGGTGTTGACCTTGGCGGTCATCGTGTTGCTGCGCCGCAGCGCCGCCCCCCGGACCGAAATCACCGAAAAGGTAGTAGAAAAGCCCGTGGTGGAGGAAAAACCCGCGCCCACGCCTCCCCCAGCGGCAAAACCCGAGGTGGAGGAAAAACCCGCTCCGCCCCCCAAACCGATCGTTTTGCGGGAACCCACGCCGGACGCCGCGCTCCAGCTTTTGGGACTGCTTCAATCCGAAGCGCGCCTGATCGATTTCCTGGAAGAAGATATCGGCGCCTATTCCGACGCCGACGTGGGCGCCGCGGCTCGGATCGTTCACGAAGGTTGCCGCAAGGTGCTTGACGAGCATTTCGAAATTTCACCGGTTCGAA from Methylohalobius crimeensis 10Ki harbors:
- a CDS encoding DUF2760 domain-containing protein, which codes for MNIDLSRLPETLDALHLILGVSVVVLLFLLVLVLTLAVIVLLRRSAAPRTEITEKVVEKPVVEEKPAPTPPPAAKPEVEEKPAPPPKPIVLREPTPDAALQLLGLLQSEARLIDFLEEDIGAYSDADVGAAARIVHEGCRKVLDEHFEISPVRTEEEGSRIKVAKGFDSAETRLTGNIVGEPPFQGVLIHRGWRATQVKLPQLSEGHKADILAPAEVEL